The proteins below are encoded in one region of Brachyspira intermedia PWS/A:
- a CDS encoding tetratricopeptide repeat protein, translated as MATMTNFLFSQHLKESKNKLENLQKELNKCVEEFNDFLNNIDAENYSDFDDFNDRAKAFNEELNKIMSDKQNFIVSFTNIVDNKKEVDIDRLNNLTDYHDYNSKGIYKSANGEYAEAIKYYDEAIKLNPNMADAYYNKAIAKTKLGLLKEAIEEYDKAIELRADYTYAYYNRGLLKSDLGLLEEAIKDFDKALSIDPNLFDAYNNKGLLEDELGFSKEAIKDFSKAIKLNPNYALAYNNRGIAKDNLGLYEEAIKDYDKAIKLNPNYALAYNSRGNAKDNLGLYEEAIEDFNKAIKLKPDNTDAYNNRGNTKYNLELYEEAIKDYDKAIKLDPNYAFAYNNRGNAKDNLGLYEEAIEDFDKAIKLKPDYADAYNNRGLTKENLGLYEEALKDYKKALKLDPSSECARENVKRTKEEYGLK; from the coding sequence ATGGCAACAATGACTAATTTTCTATTCAGTCAACATTTAAAAGAATCTAAAAATAAATTAGAGAATTTGCAAAAAGAATTAAATAAATGTGTAGAAGAATTTAATGATTTTTTAAATAATATTGATGCAGAAAACTATTCTGATTTTGATGATTTTAATGACAGAGCAAAAGCTTTTAATGAAGAATTAAATAAAATAATGTCAGATAAACAAAATTTTATAGTCAGTTTTACAAATATAGTTGACAATAAGAAAGAAGTTGATATTGATCGTTTAAACAATCTTACTGATTATCATGATTATAATTCTAAAGGTATTTATAAAAGTGCTAATGGAGAATATGCAGAAGCTATAAAATATTATGATGAGGCTATAAAGTTAAACCCTAATATGGCAGATGCTTATTATAACAAAGCTATTGCCAAAACTAAACTTGGACTTTTAAAAGAAGCTATAGAAGAATATGATAAGGCTATAGAGTTAAGAGCTGATTATACATATGCTTATTATAACAGAGGACTTCTTAAAAGTGATTTAGGACTTTTAGAAGAAGCTATAAAAGATTTTGATAAAGCTTTATCAATAGATCCTAATTTATTTGATGCTTATAATAATAAAGGATTATTAGAAGATGAGTTGGGATTTTCTAAAGAAGCTATAAAAGATTTTAGCAAAGCTATAAAATTAAATCCTAATTATGCTCTTGCATATAATAATAGGGGAATTGCCAAAGATAATTTAGGACTTTATGAAGAAGCTATTAAAGATTATGATAAAGCTATAAAATTAAATCCTAATTATGCTCTTGCATATAATAGTAGGGGAAATGCCAAAGATAATTTAGGACTTTATGAAGAAGCTATAGAAGATTTTAATAAGGCTATAAAATTAAAACCTGATAATACAGATGCTTATAATAACAGAGGTAATACAAAATATAATTTAGAGCTTTATGAAGAAGCTATTAAAGATTATGATAAAGCTATAAAATTAGATCCTAATTATGCTTTTGCCTATAATAATAGGGGAAATGCCAAAGATAATTTAGGTCTTTATGAAGAAGCTATAGAAGATTTTGATAAGGCTATAAAATTAAAACCTGATTATGCAGATGCTTATAATAACAGAGGCCTTACTAAGGAAAATTTAGGTCTTTATGAAGAGGCATTAAAAGATTATAAGAAGGCTTTAAAATTAGATCCAAGCAGTGAATGTGCCAGAGAAAACGTAAAACGTACTAAAGAAGAATATGGTTTGAAATAA
- the mgtA gene encoding magnesium-translocating P-type ATPase produces MKKILENKNKLILSALNNTDKVLEVFNSSLEGISEKEADKRLKEYGLNKIPHKNKKTILKRIAEGFINPFTLILFALAIISIFTDILIPFFKNEEISFLTVIIISTMITVSGLIRFIQEYKSDNASEKLLNMIKSSSIVLRENIKKEINSENLTVGDIVFINAGNIIPADIRIIESNNLTVSQSVLTGESEPLEKNNSVCNEELESVTDYSNIVFMGSNVISGDAKGIVINIGKDAFLGDIANELSNINEIDTSFTKGINSVSWLLIRFMSIMTPVVFFINGFTKGNWIEALLFAISIAVGLTPEMLPMIVSACLAKGAVSMSKQKTIIKNLNSIQSFGAMNILCTDKTGTLTMDKISLKHYFDINGNENKNVLDLAYLNSYFQNGYRNVLDNAIIEYVEHNEKNFNNKELENYIKINEIPFDFIRRRLSILLKENNNIKMITKGAFEEMISICSYVYDDEKVSKITELQREELNKKINSLNDRGMRVIALAVKDIKINDENQLQDLEEIKKLENEMVLVGYLAFLDPPKESSYEAIKKLNEYGVDVKILTGDNEKTTINVCNKLGININGILLGNEIDKLNDDELKIKAKKANIFAKLYPHQKSRIVSVLKDDDNTVGFMGDGINDVLAMKMADISISVDSAFDIAKEAADIILLEKDLTVLEKGIIEGRKTYANMIKYIKITASSNFGNMFSVLMASILLPFIPMQSVHLIILNLIYDLSCTSIPWDNVDKEFLKLPRKWDASSIGNFMCWMGPVSSIFDWSTYLIMYFIFCPLFVSNGILYNKLGNYYNGADLANIKTMYTSMFQSGWFIESICTQVLVIYMIRTAKIPFIESRPSKQVFLLTFSSIIILSIVPFTNLGHHLGFVSLPKTYFIFLVPCIFAYILLVTLLKKVYIRKFGELL; encoded by the coding sequence ATGAAAAAAATACTAGAAAATAAAAACAAATTAATTTTATCAGCATTAAATAATACTGATAAAGTACTAGAAGTATTTAATTCATCATTAGAAGGCATATCAGAAAAAGAAGCAGATAAAAGATTAAAAGAATACGGATTAAATAAAATACCCCATAAAAATAAAAAAACTATTTTGAAAAGAATAGCCGAAGGTTTCATAAATCCATTCACTTTAATATTATTTGCATTAGCTATTATTTCCATTTTTACAGATATATTAATACCTTTTTTCAAGAATGAAGAAATTTCTTTTTTGACAGTAATAATCATTTCTACAATGATAACTGTATCAGGATTAATAAGATTCATTCAGGAATATAAATCAGATAATGCATCAGAAAAACTTCTTAATATGATAAAATCTTCAAGCATAGTTTTGAGAGAAAATATCAAAAAAGAAATAAACAGTGAAAATCTAACAGTAGGCGATATAGTTTTTATTAATGCCGGTAATATAATACCTGCTGATATAAGAATAATAGAATCAAATAACTTGACAGTTTCTCAATCAGTATTAACAGGAGAAAGCGAGCCTTTAGAAAAAAATAATTCTGTATGTAATGAGGAATTAGAATCAGTAACAGATTATTCAAATATTGTATTTATGGGTTCTAATGTAATAAGCGGAGATGCTAAAGGCATAGTAATCAATATTGGAAAAGATGCATTTTTAGGAGATATAGCAAATGAACTTTCAAATATTAATGAAATAGATACAAGCTTCACTAAAGGAATAAATTCTGTATCTTGGCTATTGATAAGATTTATGTCTATAATGACTCCTGTTGTATTTTTTATTAATGGATTCACAAAAGGAAATTGGATAGAAGCATTATTATTTGCTATATCAATTGCAGTAGGTTTGACACCAGAAATGCTCCCTATGATTGTAAGTGCATGCTTAGCAAAAGGGGCAGTATCTATGTCAAAACAAAAAACTATAATAAAGAATCTTAACTCTATACAAAGTTTCGGTGCTATGAATATATTATGCACTGATAAAACAGGCACTTTAACTATGGATAAAATTTCATTGAAACATTATTTTGATATCAATGGAAATGAAAATAAAAATGTTTTGGATTTGGCTTATTTAAATAGCTATTTTCAAAATGGTTATAGAAATGTTTTGGATAATGCCATTATTGAATATGTAGAACATAATGAAAAAAATTTTAATAATAAAGAATTAGAAAATTATATTAAAATAAATGAAATTCCTTTTGATTTTATAAGAAGAAGATTAAGCATATTATTAAAAGAAAATAATAATATAAAAATGATAACTAAAGGAGCTTTTGAAGAAATGATTTCAATTTGCTCTTATGTTTATGATGATGAAAAAGTATCAAAAATAACAGAATTACAAAGAGAAGAATTAAATAAAAAAATTAACTCTTTAAATGATAGAGGAATGAGAGTTATAGCATTAGCTGTAAAAGACATAAAAATAAATGATGAAAATCAATTACAAGATTTAGAAGAAATTAAAAAATTAGAAAATGAAATGGTGTTAGTTGGATATTTAGCATTCTTGGATCCTCCAAAAGAATCATCTTACGAGGCTATAAAAAAATTAAATGAATATGGTGTTGATGTAAAAATACTTACTGGAGATAATGAAAAAACAACTATTAATGTATGCAATAAATTAGGAATAAATATAAACGGCATTTTGCTTGGAAATGAAATTGATAAATTAAATGATGATGAATTAAAAATAAAAGCAAAAAAAGCTAATATATTTGCTAAACTTTATCCTCATCAAAAATCAAGAATAGTATCTGTATTAAAAGATGATGATAATACTGTTGGATTTATGGGTGATGGTATTAATGATGTGCTTGCTATGAAAATGGCTGATATATCTATTTCAGTTGACAGCGCTTTTGATATAGCTAAAGAAGCTGCTGATATAATACTATTAGAAAAAGATTTAACTGTATTAGAAAAAGGCATAATAGAAGGAAGAAAAACTTATGCCAATATGATAAAGTATATAAAAATAACTGCTTCATCAAATTTTGGAAATATGTTTTCTGTATTAATGGCTTCTATACTATTGCCATTCATACCAATGCAAAGTGTGCATTTGATCATACTAAATTTAATATATGATTTAAGCTGCACTTCAATACCTTGGGATAATGTTGATAAAGAATTTTTAAAACTTCCAAGAAAATGGGACGCTTCAAGTATAGGAAACTTTATGTGCTGGATGGGACCTGTAAGTTCCATATTTGATTGGAGTACTTATTTAATAATGTATTTTATTTTCTGTCCATTATTCGTTTCTAATGGAATATTATATAATAAATTAGGCAATTATTATAATGGTGCCGATTTAGCTAATATAAAAACAATGTATACTTCTATGTTCCAATCAGGCTGGTTTATAGAATCTATATGCACACAAGTTTTGGTTATATATATGATAAGAACTGCTAAAATTCCTTTTATAGAAAGCAGACCATCAAAACAAGTATTTTTATTAACTTTTTCAAGCATTATAATTTTGTCTATAGTGCCTTTTACAAATTTAGGACATCATTTAGGTTTTGTATCATTGCCTAAAACTTATTTTATATTTTTAGTTCCTTGTATATTTGCTTATATACTATTAGTTACATTATTAAAGAAAGTATATATTAGAAAATTTGGTGAATTATTATAA
- a CDS encoding ABC transporter permease, producing the protein MFSYVVKRLLVSLLTLFVIVTITFFLMHTVPGGPFVGEKPLSKVALENLNRKYGLDKPLIVQYGNYLNNAIRGDLGTSLTKIGQSVSGTIVRAFPVSFRLGIFSMFISTTIGVLFGIVAALRHGKFVDRAVMVAATLGIAVPSFVVATVSIIIFSVKLKLLPAYGFDSFAQYIMPGFALSFSSLSFMARLMRSSMLDVIHQDYIKTARAKGISRSIIIFKHALRNAIIPIVTYIGPLAAGILTGSFVVEKIFNIPGLGRYFVESITQRDYPTILGVTIFYGAFLIAMNFLVDLSYGIIDPRIKIQE; encoded by the coding sequence ATGTTTTCTTATGTTGTTAAAAGATTATTAGTCTCACTTTTAACCCTTTTTGTTATAGTAACAATAACATTCTTTTTAATGCATACAGTACCGGGCGGGCCTTTTGTAGGTGAAAAACCGCTTAGTAAAGTAGCATTGGAAAACTTAAATAGAAAATACGGACTTGATAAGCCATTAATAGTTCAGTATGGTAATTATTTAAATAATGCTATTAGAGGAGATTTGGGTACTTCTCTTACTAAAATAGGACAATCAGTTTCCGGTACAATAGTAAGGGCATTCCCTGTATCTTTCAGACTTGGAATATTCAGTATGTTTATTTCTACTACTATAGGAGTTTTATTTGGAATAGTTGCGGCATTAAGGCATGGTAAGTTTGTAGATAGGGCTGTTATGGTGGCGGCTACTTTAGGTATAGCAGTACCTAGTTTCGTTGTTGCTACTGTTTCTATTATTATATTTTCTGTAAAATTAAAACTGCTTCCTGCTTATGGATTCGATTCTTTTGCTCAATATATAATGCCGGGATTTGCCTTATCTTTTAGTTCTTTAAGTTTTATGGCAAGACTTATGAGAAGTTCAATGCTTGATGTTATACACCAAGATTATATAAAAACAGCCAGAGCAAAAGGTATATCAAGAAGCATAATCATATTTAAGCATGCTTTAAGAAATGCTATAATACCAATAGTTACATATATAGGACCTCTTGCTGCAGGTATTCTTACAGGTTCATTCGTTGTAGAGAAAATATTCAATATACCGGGACTTGGAAGATATTTCGTTGAAAGCATCACTCAAAGAGATTATCCTACAATATTAGGAGTTACAATATTCTACGGAGCTTTTTTGATAGCTATGAATTTCTTGGTTGACTTATCCTATGGTATAATAGACCCTAGAATAAAAATACAGGAATAA
- a CDS encoding ABC transporter permease, which yields MENSLDKSLFVKATDEEKASAEVKRESVTYWQDAYRRFKKNRVALVSIIVIAIIAILSIIIPMISEYGYAQINRGVENSLPTLEHPFGTDTLGRDLLVRCMIGARISLLIGIVSATLVVIIGIVYGSISGYFGGLTDSIMMRIVDIISAVPTLLVVVLLSVVLKAPMDKLFLQNESLRGIGLLGPGLFSIFIVISLLYWTNMARMTRGQILALKGQEFVTAARALGTPHSRIIFKHLIPNAMGAIIVSAMVQIPNAIFVEAFLSFLGLGVSAPMVSLGSLTSNAVSGVYSYPYQLLFPAALISIIILCFNLVGDGLRDALDPRMKNR from the coding sequence ATGGAAAATAGTTTAGATAAATCATTATTTGTAAAAGCAACGGATGAAGAAAAAGCTTCAGCTGAAGTAAAAAGAGAAAGTGTCACCTATTGGCAGGATGCATATAGAAGATTCAAAAAAAATAGAGTTGCTTTAGTTTCTATTATAGTTATAGCTATTATAGCCATTCTTTCTATTATAATACCTATGATTTCTGAGTATGGATATGCTCAAATAAATAGAGGAGTTGAAAACAGTCTTCCTACATTAGAACATCCATTCGGAACAGATACTTTGGGTAGAGATTTGCTTGTAAGATGTATGATAGGTGCTAGAATATCGCTTTTAATTGGTATTGTATCTGCTACTTTAGTTGTAATAATAGGTATAGTTTATGGTTCTATATCAGGATATTTCGGAGGACTTACTGACAGTATTATGATGCGTATCGTTGATATAATAAGTGCAGTACCTACACTTTTGGTAGTTGTATTATTATCAGTTGTTCTTAAAGCTCCTATGGATAAGTTATTTTTACAGAATGAGTCATTGAGAGGTATAGGACTTTTAGGGCCCGGACTTTTCAGTATATTTATAGTTATATCTTTACTTTATTGGACTAATATGGCAAGAATGACAAGAGGACAGATTTTAGCATTAAAAGGACAGGAATTTGTAACTGCAGCTAGAGCTTTGGGTACTCCTCATAGCAGAATAATTTTTAAACATTTAATACCTAATGCCATGGGGGCAATAATAGTATCAGCAATGGTTCAAATACCTAATGCTATATTCGTTGAGGCATTTTTGAGTTTCTTGGGATTGGGAGTTAGTGCTCCTATGGTTTCGCTTGGTTCTTTGACTTCAAATGCTGTAAGCGGAGTTTATTCTTATCCTTATCAGCTGCTTTTTCCTGCTGCTTTGATAAGTATTATAATACTTTGCTTTAATTTGGTGGGTGATGGTTTAAGGGATGCATTAGACCCAAGAATGAAGAATAGATAA
- a CDS encoding ABC transporter ATP-binding protein, with the protein MENGHLLEVKNLSVSFFTPLGEVKAVNNISYKLDKSKVLGIVGESGSGKSVSAYSIMGLIEEPGKIMNGEILFEGTDLIKLSEHEKKKIRGDSISMIFQDPMTCLNPVYTIGNQLMEALTTHQKISKTDAIERIVELLTLVGINEPRRRIKQYPHELSGGMRQRIMIAMALAGDPKILIADEPTTALDVTIQAQILELIKDIQKKINMAVILITHDFGIVADMADDIIVMYGGGIVERGTVFDIFERPKHPYTLGLLKSLPRIDIKQDRLIPIEGTPIDLLNMKAGCPFSTRCEECMKVCIDNKPPITEFEKGHFSACWLHQMPN; encoded by the coding sequence ATGGAAAATGGTCATTTGTTAGAAGTAAAAAATTTAAGCGTATCTTTCTTTACGCCTCTTGGAGAAGTTAAAGCAGTTAATAATATTTCATATAAATTAGATAAATCAAAAGTATTGGGTATAGTAGGAGAATCCGGAAGCGGTAAAAGTGTATCTGCATACTCTATTATGGGACTTATTGAAGAACCCGGAAAGATTATGAATGGAGAAATACTTTTTGAAGGCACTGATTTAATTAAACTTTCAGAGCATGAAAAAAAGAAAATCAGAGGCGATTCAATATCAATGATATTCCAAGACCCTATGACTTGTCTTAATCCTGTATACACAATAGGCAATCAGTTAATGGAAGCATTGACTACGCATCAAAAAATAAGCAAAACCGATGCTATAGAGAGAATAGTTGAGCTTTTAACTTTAGTAGGTATTAATGAGCCTAGAAGAAGAATAAAACAGTATCCTCATGAGCTTTCAGGCGGTATGCGTCAGCGTATAATGATAGCTATGGCACTTGCAGGAGATCCTAAAATACTTATAGCTGATGAGCCTACAACTGCATTAGATGTTACTATACAGGCACAGATACTTGAGCTTATAAAAGATATACAGAAAAAAATAAATATGGCTGTTATACTTATTACGCATGACTTTGGTATAGTAGCCGATATGGCTGATGATATTATAGTTATGTACGGCGGAGGTATTGTTGAGAGAGGAACAGTATTCGATATATTTGAACGTCCTAAACATCCTTATACTTTAGGGCTTTTGAAATCACTTCCTCGTATTGATATAAAACAGGACAGACTCATTCCTATAGAAGGAACACCAATAGACTTGCTTAATATGAAGGCAGGATGTCCTTTTAGTACAAGATGCGAAGAATGTATGAAGGTATGTATTGATAATAAGCCGCCTATAACAGAATTTGAGAAAGGGCATTTTTCAGCTTGCTGGCTTCATCAAATGCCTAATTAA
- a CDS encoding ABC transporter ATP-binding protein → MAPLIEIQDLKQHFKIKGGFFGRNIQTVKAVDGVTFTINKGETFGLVGESGSGKTTLGRTLLHLYKPTSGKIFFNGEEVNKENYRNYAKKMQIIFQDPYASLNPRMTVEDIIGEALDVHKLYSTKDERREKIINLLKLVGLNAEQAQRYPHEFSGGQRQRIGIARALAVNPEFIVCDEPVSALDVSIQAQIINMLYDMQQDMGLTYLFIAHDLAVVRQISKRIGVMYLGNIVELTDSESLYTKSLHPYTQSLISAIPISEPSIAKTKQRIILSGEIPSPINPPSGCKFRTRCPKAEAICAEKVPEFREVETGHYCACHLV, encoded by the coding sequence ATGGCACCTTTAATAGAAATACAAGATTTGAAACAACATTTTAAGATAAAAGGCGGATTCTTCGGAAGAAATATACAGACTGTAAAAGCTGTTGACGGAGTAACTTTTACCATAAATAAAGGAGAAACTTTCGGGCTTGTTGGAGAATCTGGAAGCGGTAAAACTACATTAGGAAGAACTTTGCTTCATTTATATAAACCTACCAGCGGAAAAATATTCTTTAATGGTGAAGAAGTTAATAAAGAAAATTATAGAAATTATGCTAAGAAAATGCAGATAATTTTCCAAGACCCTTATGCTTCACTTAATCCGCGTATGACAGTAGAAGATATAATAGGCGAGGCATTAGATGTTCATAAACTTTATTCTACAAAAGATGAGAGAAGAGAAAAAATAATAAATCTTCTTAAACTTGTAGGACTTAATGCTGAACAGGCACAGAGATATCCTCATGAATTTTCAGGCGGACAAAGACAGCGTATAGGTATAGCCAGAGCTTTGGCAGTTAATCCAGAGTTTATAGTATGCGATGAGCCGGTATCGGCATTAGACGTTTCTATTCAGGCTCAAATTATAAATATGCTTTATGATATGCAGCAGGATATGGGACTTACTTATCTTTTCATTGCGCATGATTTGGCTGTAGTTCGTCAAATATCAAAAAGAATAGGTGTTATGTATTTGGGTAATATTGTTGAGCTTACTGACAGCGAATCATTATATACAAAATCGCTTCATCCTTATACTCAGTCTTTGATTTCTGCAATACCTATATCAGAGCCGTCAATTGCAAAAACTAAACAGCGTATAATACTTTCAGGTGAAATACCTTCTCCAATAAATCCTCCTTCAGGATGTAAATTTAGAACTAGATGTCCTAAAGCAGAAGCTATTTGTGCAGAGAAAGTTCCGGAGTTTAGAGAGGTTGAAACAGGTCATTACTGTGCTTGCCATCTGGTTTAA
- a CDS encoding peptide ABC transporter substrate-binding protein yields the protein MKKYFYLVFIISVFIFSCSNKSNIEDNTVYVNLGAEPKTIDPALNITLQGSTYVTHLFECLTTKYKDIAIQPGAAESWDISEDGLTYIFHLRTNGKWSDGKPLTAHDFEYSWKRVVDPDTASEPSYLFEPILNFSNVNGGYMPVDEFGIKAIDDYTLEVKLEYPTAYFLELVNLPVFSPVRKDMVEKDPDNWTRNPKTCIGNGAFALYERKPDQSITVIKNTNYWGADTIVAEKIKFVLMDNPNSAVAGVKEGSLHFSDQFPYQDIDTLREEGYIDTATRIGTQYYALNTTNETLKDKRVRKALSLAIDRNYIVENVLKSGKPAGSLVPWGVTDVEGYFRDNAGEYISTNKEDYKKNVEEAQRLMAEAGYPNGEGFPVLEFFLTFSNDIPMFEAVQNMWKVNLGIDVKLTQMEFAPFIHAFRTERNYTMAAASWTGSYNDPTTFLGMFVSYSYKNHSLFTNKAFDDAIITASRTIDQNIRMRELHKAEKILIEDEAVIIPIAYFEPAVLKSPNLKDVFYIPFAQYKFSYSYLEK from the coding sequence ATGAAAAAGTATTTTTATTTAGTTTTTATTATTTCTGTTTTTATATTTTCATGTTCAAACAAATCTAATATCGAAGATAATACAGTATATGTAAATTTAGGTGCTGAACCTAAAACTATAGATCCTGCTTTGAATATAACATTGCAAGGATCTACTTATGTAACACATTTATTTGAATGTTTAACTACTAAGTATAAAGATATTGCCATTCAGCCTGGAGCAGCAGAGAGTTGGGATATATCTGAAGACGGACTTACATATATATTTCATTTAAGAACTAATGGAAAATGGTCTGATGGAAAGCCTTTAACTGCCCATGATTTTGAATATTCTTGGAAAAGGGTAGTTGATCCTGATACTGCAAGCGAACCTAGTTATTTATTTGAACCTATACTTAATTTTTCTAATGTTAATGGCGGATATATGCCTGTTGATGAATTTGGTATAAAAGCTATAGATGATTATACTTTAGAAGTGAAATTGGAATATCCTACAGCTTATTTTTTGGAGCTTGTTAACTTGCCGGTATTTTCACCAGTAAGAAAGGATATGGTAGAAAAAGATCCTGATAATTGGACTAGAAACCCTAAAACTTGTATAGGTAATGGAGCTTTTGCTTTATATGAAAGAAAACCTGATCAAAGTATTACAGTTATAAAAAATACTAATTATTGGGGAGCTGACACTATAGTTGCTGAAAAAATTAAATTTGTTCTTATGGATAATCCTAATTCTGCAGTGGCAGGAGTGAAAGAGGGTTCTTTACATTTTTCAGATCAATTCCCTTATCAAGATATAGATACTTTGAGAGAGGAAGGCTATATTGATACTGCAACAAGAATAGGTACTCAGTATTATGCTTTGAATACAACTAATGAAACTTTAAAAGATAAAAGAGTAAGAAAGGCATTATCTCTTGCAATAGATAGAAACTATATAGTTGAAAATGTTTTAAAGTCTGGTAAGCCTGCAGGATCATTAGTTCCTTGGGGAGTTACAGATGTTGAGGGATATTTCAGAGATAATGCTGGAGAATATATAAGCACCAATAAAGAAGATTATAAAAAGAATGTAGAAGAAGCTCAGAGATTAATGGCTGAAGCAGGTTATCCTAATGGGGAAGGTTTTCCTGTATTAGAATTTTTCCTTACTTTTAGTAATGATATACCTATGTTTGAAGCTGTTCAGAATATGTGGAAAGTTAATCTTGGAATAGATGTTAAACTTACTCAAATGGAATTTGCTCCATTTATACATGCATTCAGAACAGAAAGAAATTATACTATGGCTGCAGCAAGCTGGACAGGAAGTTATAATGATCCTACTACTTTCTTGGGTATGTTTGTAAGCTATTCATATAAAAACCATTCTTTATTTACGAATAAAGCATTTGATGATGCAATAATTACAGCTTCAAGAACTATAGATCAGAATATTAGAATGAGAGAATTGCATAAAGCTGAAAAAATATTGATAGAAGATGAGGCGGTTATAATACCTATAGCATATTTTGAACCTGCTGTATTAAAAAGTCCGAATTTGAAAGATGTATTTTATATACCTTTTGCTCAGTATAAATTTTCATATTCTTATTTAGAAAAATAA
- a CDS encoding MarR family winged helix-turn-helix transcriptional regulator, whose translation MEDIFIGKLIKELHTTLDNRFNRFLDKHKLTSSQMDILMFLYRNEEKVINQRDIENFLGLSNPTIAGTLYRLEKRVL comes from the coding sequence ATGGAAGACATTTTTATAGGAAAATTAATTAAAGAACTGCATACAACTTTAGATAATAGATTTAATAGATTTTTGGATAAACATAAACTAACATCTTCACAGATGGATATACTGATGTTTCTTTATCGTAATGAAGAAAAAGTCATAAATCAAAGGGATATAGAAAATTTTTTGGGCTTAAGTAATCCTACAATAGCGGGTACTTTATATCGTCTTGAAAAAAGGGTTTTATAA
- a CDS encoding D-glycero-alpha-D-manno-heptose-1,7-bisphosphate 7-phosphatase, producing MYNNIENYFYEFYKKLEKDSVLMALDFNMDNTSSENSKLYTIDKSYKVIKNDITNILSGYLFNDNLLVHNGKLYNKSEIYDNKEYINKLINEAFDKNILYGIPSYFADDTKKINKALFLDRDGVLIEDVGYIGTTDRVKINSDFIDIVKHANDKGYITIVTTNQAGVSYNYYTNEDVNNVHKYIYDEYKNKGAIIDDFYYCPYHIKGHVEPYNIVSMLRKPECGMHLLASKKYNIDLFNSFMIGDRDTDIVKIPYLRTLLVATDVYDIENKDNIVKIDDIYNIIK from the coding sequence ATGTATAATAATATAGAAAATTATTTTTATGAGTTTTATAAAAAATTGGAGAAAGATTCTGTATTAATGGCATTAGATTTTAATATGGATAATACATCATCAGAGAATTCTAAATTATATACTATAGATAAAAGTTATAAAGTAATAAAAAATGATATAACAAATATTTTATCTGGATATTTATTTAATGATAATTTATTAGTTCATAATGGAAAATTGTATAATAAATCAGAAATATATGACAATAAAGAGTATATAAATAAATTGATAAATGAAGCATTTGATAAAAATATATTGTATGGTATACCTTCATATTTTGCAGATGATACTAAAAAAATTAATAAGGCTTTATTTTTAGATAGGGACGGTGTTTTAATTGAAGATGTTGGATATATAGGAACTACTGATAGAGTAAAAATAAATTCAGATTTTATTGATATAGTTAAACATGCAAATGATAAAGGATATATTACAATAGTAACAACAAATCAGGCAGGCGTATCATACAATTATTATACTAATGAAGATGTGAATAATGTTCATAAATACATATACGATGAATATAAAAATAAAGGTGCAATTATAGATGATTTTTATTATTGTCCTTATCATATTAAAGGGCATGTAGAGCCTTATAATATAGTTTCTATGTTAAGAAAACCTGAATGCGGAATGCATTTGCTTGCTTCAAAAAAATATAATATAGATTTATTTAATTCTTTTATGATAGGCGATAGAGATACTGATATTGTAAAAATACCTTATCTTCGTACATTATTAGTTGCTACAGATGTTTATGATATAGAAAATAAAGATAATATAGTAAAAATAGATGATATATATAATATTATTAAATAA